The following is a genomic window from Shewanella avicenniae.
TCTCAACCGGTTCGTCATCACTGAAGATTGAAGCCAATGCATCACGCTCCAACACCTCTTCACTGACTTCAACCGAATACTCCGGCACATCGATATGACGATATTTATGCGGCAAATCGTTTACATCCACCAAACCACCCGGATAGAGAATTGTCAGACGCTCAACCAGATTGGATAACTCGCGCACGTTGCCAGACCATACATGTTCTTTCAACGAATCAATCGCGCGTTGAGTAAAGCGCACACGGCCACGGCCTTCATTAAATACCCGGCTGACCAACTCTTGCAGCAACAGCGGAATATCTTCTTTGCGCTCGCACAACGGCGGCATTTCAATCGGGAATACATTTAAGCGATAGAACAGATCTTCACGAAATTCACCCTGCTCAATCATATTCTCCAGGTTGCGGTGCGTTGCAGCAACTACCCGCACATCAGCGTGAATCGGCTTATTGCCACCGACCCGCTCAAACACACGCTCCTGCAACACACGCAGTAACTTAACCTGCATCTGCAGTGGCATATCGCCAATTTCATCGAGAAACAGCGTACCACCTTCAGCCAATTCAAAACGGCCTTTACGCGCACTGATCGCACCGGTAAAGGAGCCCTTTTCATGACCAAACAGTTCACTTTCAAGCAGTTCTGGCGGAATCGCACCACAGTTTACCGGAATAAACGGCCCATCACGGCGCTCAGACATATAGTGGATATTACGCGCTACCACCTCTTTACCCGTCCCTGATGGCCCAAGCACCAACACAGTCGCATCAGAAGACGCTACTTGGCTGATCAGGTGACGCACATGCGCAACGCCATCGCTGCGCCCCACCAAACTGCGGAACAGCTTAGTTTGGTTAGCACTGGTAGGCACTTGCGGACGTTTAACTTGACCAAAAACTTGGCAATAGTGCAGCAACTCGGTGACTTGGTTGTAGTTAAGTGGCGTTTCAATCACACCTAACAGATTAGAAGAGGTCAGCTCAACTGCGCCTAAGGTCAGCATTGGCTGCCACGGTAAACGCGTCACCAGCAATTGCACTTCAAAATCAGCTAATGAGTCGGCCAGCAGGATTAACGCACGGCAGCGCTTTTCAGGGGTAAGTTTTTCGGCAACATCAGCAGCAACAATTTCGACCTGCTCGCCAATAAATTCCAATACATTACAAAGACGATTGGCACTCTCTGAAGGGGTTCCGACAAGTAAAATCCGTTGTTCTATCTGCATCATTCAGTAGGCCGCTAAGCTTTGGTAAATTATTGATTCTGAGAATATCTATTTTGAAATCCGATTGACACCGTAACAACCATGTTACATTTTCGGCTTCAAACTCGTATTGCTGAATATTGTCTTAAAGGCTCAATTTAAGCAAGTCTACCATCGCTTTTATGCGCCTATCTATCCGATTTTAGACCAAATTTTGGTTAATCGCTCACTGCAGTGTCAATATTATGACATACAACGAAAAACAGGCACTTAAGCGTGCCTGTTTTATTCACTCTGCTCAACAACCTTAATGGTTTTCTGAGGTGACGTTATGCATTTCAGGGGGGATTGCATCCCAGGCTTCTTTAATCTCGCGTAGCAAACCTGATACATCATCCAACGCCGCAGGGTCGTTGTTGATGTTAGCCTCGGTCAAACGTTGCACCATAAAATCGTAAAGGTTCGCTAAATTTGCCGCGATATCGCCGCCGGCATCCATCACCAACGTGCCCTTTAACCCTTGAATAATGCCAATGGCTTTACCGATCAATAAGCCCTTAGTGGCGATATCGCGCTGCTCCATCGCACTTTTTGATTGAGCGATACGATCCAATGCACCGCTAAATAACATCTGCGTAATTTTGTGCGGAGAAGCATCGGCGATCTGGCTCTCAAGGGAAACTTTGCGATAAGACTGGATTGAGCCTCTCATAACTACCTACCTTTCTGCGTCCAAGGTTTTATACAAATTCAATTTTTGCGTGTTACTTTTTCTGGTTGCTAACTCATCGGCATAACGCTGTTTAAAGGTGGTAACACCTTGTTCTAGCTCATGGGTTAACTGTTGCTGCGCCTGCAGTTGCGCTAAATCAGCTGCGCTGGTTGTTGATAACCACTGCTGTAACATCTGTTGACGCTTGCTCACCAGTCCCTGCAAAACCTTAGCCAAACTTTCAGATTCTTCTAAATCTTTTTCAAACACAGTATCTAATTGCGATAATGCTTCTTCAAGCAACTGATTTACCAGCTGTAACTCTTGGTATTGTGTTGATTCCGTCACCCGACCGTCCTGTTACTTGCTTAGTTACTGTTCGTGTTCAATAGCGTGTTTAGTCGTTATTTCGCACTAGACCTGGCAGTGAATCAATGCGCGCTTGAATGGTGCTGCTTTGAGTGTTCAACTGCCCGACTAACAAATCCATTGCATTGTACTGCGCGGTTAAGCGAGATTCATAGGCTGCCATTTTGCGATCGAGGCGCTCACGCTCGTCAGCGATTCGGTCAAGCTTGCGCTCATAGGATTCATTACGAGAATCCAATATTCCGCCAGTTTGGGTATAGGATTCACCGATAGCGGATAAACGCGCTGCAAAGCCCGTGTCTTCGGCGGTAAAAAACTGGGTTAAGCCAACAGCGTTATTCTTTAACGCATCATCCAGTTTGTCGCTGTCAACCTCTAATGTTCCTTCCCGAGTGGTGCTGATGCCAAAATTGGTCAGTGCCATGGTGCCGTCACCGGTGTCAAACATGGATGAAATGGCGGTACGGAACTGCGACTGAATACTGCGTATGGTGGAGTCACCTTGCAGCACAGAGCCTGTCTCGGTATCTGCATTAAAGCTAGAGAGGTTTTTAACCGTGGTCATCATCTCATTATAGGCCTCAACAAACGCATCAATCGCTTCTTTCGGCTTACTGGTATTGGCAGATACAGTCAAGGTAGTAGTTTCATTGGGATCGGCGTCAGTTAAGTCAAGCGTAACACCGGTAATTGCGTTATCTAATGTATTAGAGTTAGAGGTAACCAATAAACCATCAATGTAAACTGTGGCCTGTTTTGCAGGCTGAATCTCGGTCATATTGTTGAACAGCGTATCCAACTTCGAACCTACTAAATCAGCCGTGGCAGCGACAGTAATATTATTCGCGGTGCCAGTTTCATTAGAGGTCAACACCAATTGTGCCCCTGCATCACCGTTGATAATGGTCGCAGTAACACCTACGTTGTCCTCAGCCTCATTGATTTTGCTGACAATATCTTGCAATGAATCATCACCATCAATGTCGACTGAAAAGCTGTCACCATCCACTGTGAAACCTAAGGAACCACTGCCTAATGCTTCGGTCACATCGGTTACTATACCCGTTGCCAGCTTTTGGCTCTCCGCCAGTTGGTCTACTTGAATTTTATAGCTACCCGCTGCGGCAGCTTCAGATGCAGTTGCTGTGAAATAATCAAAGTTTGATCGTTTAGTTGAATAACCACCAAAGGTTTCAGCTTTACCAAGGTTAGTCAATGAATCGACAAACGATGAAATGGCACTTTTTAATGAGCCAATAGCTGATATTTTTGAGGTTGCTTCCGCTTGATCAGCATTGAGCGCCGCGGTTTTAGGTGATTTTTCAGCATTCACCAGCGCAGACACAATACTGCCGATGTCTAACCCTGAGCCTAAGCCTGTAGCTGATACGCCAGCCATAAATGCCTCCTAAAACCTTAATACGTTCACAACAATTTATTGATATCAGCAAATTACATCGTAGAATTGCATTCAGATGAAGGCGTAAGTTTAAGCTTCCGTCTTCATCAACAACCCTGCGACTTCTGACATCTTTTCCGCCAGTTTCAAGGCTTCTTCTGACGGGATTTGGCGAATAACATCACCTGAATCCACGTCCACCACGCTAACCACCGGCTGACCATCTTGTTCGGCTACTTTAAACTCTAGCCCTTTTTTCATCATGGACATGGTTTCGGTCAAATCCAAGGCAACTTGGCTCAACTCTGCCTGCGCATCCTGCGAGTTAGCGGATTCGGCATTATTGACAGCCTGAGTTATCTCAGGGTTTGCTGCAATATTCGCACCAGCGTTAATAGGCTGAACGGATTTAGCGGCAACGCCGTTCGGTGCCACATCAGCGGCTACCGGTTTATTGGCTGCGGCCGCAGATGACACCATTGGCTGCATCGCAGTATCTGCATGTAATGATACGCCACTCATTTGCTTGCTTCCTCTAGTTTGCATCAGGTCAAACTGCTGTGACCCAGTTTACCTACGACAGACGCTTTTGCGTTAAAGCAATAAGGGGAGGAACACATTGTGCCCTCCCCTGACAACTCACTTAAGTTTTACTAATCGCTTACAGCAGTGACAGGGCAACCTGTGGCAACTGGTTCGCTTGCGCCAGCATCGCAGACGAGGTTTGCGACAGAATCTGCTGCTTAGTCATAGTGGCAGTTTCTTTGGCAAAGTCGACATCTTGTACACGGCTACGTGCATCAGATACGTTGGTTGCAATGTTGCTCAAGTTATTGATGGTAAAGCTCATACGGTTTTGCACCGCACCGAGGTCAGCACGTTGACCGTCGATACTCGCAATCGCGCCATCGATGATAGCCAGTGCATTCTGAGAGCCAGCCGCAGTGCTCACATCGATGGTATTAACACCTGCAAACACACCTGATGTTTCTGTAGAAAGTTCTGCTGTAATACCACCACTGATAGAGAAGCTTTCTGGAGATGTCAACGATATTGCACCAACTGCTACAACTTCTGTTGCTGTAGTAGTCAAGCTAGTAGTAGCACTTTTTGTACCATCTGCTGCAACATTTTTAAGAGCGATTGCCCCTGCAGTATTGGTACCGGTGACAGCAAACCCTATATCTGCACCGTTATCACTAGTGATAGTCAGTACACCATCTTCCAATTTAGCGCTAACACCGGTTTCACCTGATACATTGTTAATAGCCTTTGCTAAATCTTCGTTATTGGCGATACCAGTAAGATCTAGAGAAGAAGTGCTGCTGCCGTCATCAACTTTCATTGTCAGAGCGCCACCAACATAAGCAGCAGTCAAATCCGCTTCTACCGAAGTCCGAGCAGTCGCTGTTACTCCTGAACCAGACTTATTGATTTTTGCAGCAACCTCGGTTGCAGTGTCATGTAGTGCAGTCACTACTGTTGTAGTGTTGGTACCTTTAGTGATAGTTGTACTACCACCAACTGATGTATTGGCACCAGCAGCACCTGTGACCAATGGCCCACCAAATTTTGTACCTGGAGCATCAGATTTGTAGGTACCAATATCTGCAGCACCCACAGCTTTGAGAGACACGTTAATGGTCTCGTTGGCATTTGACCCCACTTGGAAGGCCTGAGTACCATACGAGCCATCAAGCAGTTTTTGACCACCGAATGCTGTGGTATCAGAAATACGAGTCAACTCGCTTTGCAGGGCGGTGATTTCTTTTTGCATCGCAGCACGGTCTTCTGATGAGTTAGAACCGTTAGCAGATTGCAATGACAAGTCACGCATACGTTGCAGAATATCAGTTGATTGCTGCATCGCGCCTTCAGCGGTTTGTGCAATTGAGATACCGTCGTTGGCGTTACGTTGCGCTACGTCCAAACCGTTAATCTGGCTGGTCAAACGGTTAGAGATTTGCAGACCAGCGGCATCATCTTTGGCACTGTTAATACGCAGGCCTGATGACAAACGATTCATAGAAGTTTGCAACGCGCTGTTAGCGTTGTTCAAGTTCTTTTGTGAGCTCAGCGAGGTCACGTTGGTATTAACGGTAATGGCCATGATGTTGGTTCCTCATTTTACCTGGTTGACAGCTGCCTGAGCGATTCAGCCAGGCGGGCTTAACTTGTTACAGTTACTGTAACGGCACCCAAGGAACAAACTTTAGCCGCTTTTTTTAAAATTTTTACGTTTGAAAAATTTAAATAAAATCATGCAGATAAAAACGCCAGCTATCGCTGGCATTTTTAACATCAACCCAAAAAACAATATTAACTATTGTTATTAACCACCAAGTAACGACAACGCCACTTGCGGAATCTGGTTAGCTTGCGCCAACATCGCAGATGAGGTTTGCGACAGAATCTGCTGTTTGGTCATGGTGGCCGTCTCTTTGGCAAAGTCGACATCTTGAATACGGCTACGGGCATCAGCCACGTTAGTCGAGATGTTATTTAAGTTATTGATGGTAAAACTCATACGGTTTTGAATCGCACCTAAATCAGAGCGAGAGCCATCAATCATCGAAATAGCGCCATCAATAATGGCGATTGCGTTTTGAGAACCCGCTGCAGTGCTGATATCAATAGTATTTGCACCAGCAAACACACCTGTTGTTTCACTGGTCAGTTCTGAAGCGTTTGAAGATAGAGTGAAACTTTGTGCTGAAGTAAATGCGACAGTGCCAACCGCTGTTTGTGATGAAGCACCACTAACTGTTGCGGTAGTGGCGTTAGCTAGACCGTCAGCACCAATGTTAGTCAAGACTAAAGAGGCACCTGCGTTAGCACCTGTAGAAGTAAAGTTAATATCTGCACCACTCGCACTGACAATTGACAATACACCATTATCAAGAGTGGCAGTGACACCGGTTTCACCCGATGCATTGTTAATCGCCTTAGCCAGATCTTCTTCGGTTGAATAGCCAGTCAAAGAAACTTGCGCAGAAACGCTGCCATCATCAACATTCATGGTTAAGCCATTGGCAAAACTCCCTGTTAGAGCCGCCTGAACCTCAGTCCTCGCCGTCGCTGTTACAGCCGAGCCCGACCTATTGATCTTGTCTGCCAATTCTGCGGCAGTATCGTTGTCGGCGGTTGTTACATTGGTAGTTTTAGTACCTGCAGTGATACCCAAGCTGATCGACGTATGCCCGTTGCTGCCTGCGGCAGTGGTCACAAAGGACCCATATCGAGTCCCTGTATCATCACTTTTATAAGCGCCAATATCAGAAGCAGCTACAGATATTAACGAAACAGAGATAGTTTCGTTTGCATTAGAACCGACCTGAAACGCTTGCGTACCGTAGCTTCCGTCAATCAGCTTTTGTCCACCAAAAGAAGTGGTATCGGAAATCCGCGTTAACTCTTGTTGTAATGCTGATAGTTCCTTTTGCATCGCATCACGGTCAGCCTGTGAGTTGGAACCGTTAGCAGATTGCAAAGACAAATCACGCATACGTTGCAAAATATTGGTTGATTCCTGCATTGCACCTTCGGCGGTTTGCGCAATCGAAATACCGTCGTTAGCGTTACGTTGCGCCACATCCAAACCATTAATCTGACTGGTCAAACGGTTAGAGATTTGCAGACCTGCGGCGTCATCTTTGGCGCTATTGATACGCAATCCAGATGACAGACGCTCCATTGAGGTTTGCAGCGCACTATTGGCGCCGTTTAGGTTTTTTTGTGACTTCAGTGAGGTCACATTGGTATTAACAGTAATAGCCATGTTAAATTCCTCTTCTCAGTTTTTACGCCAAGACTTGGAGCTTGGCTAAACATGTTAATAAACGATTGATTTACTCAATAATTGGGTTAAATCAGTTGCCTCGCTGTCGAAACCTCATGCTTGAGTGCATGACTTCAACAGCCTTATTTCACGCTTCAGCCTGCTAGATATAGTCAAACAGGTTGAATGAACTCAGTCTGCCGAACAGCTGCGATGAGGCGTTGAGCGCCACCTGCTGTTTTTCAAACTCAGAAATGGCTTCAGCGAAGTCCAAATCTTCTAGTGTGGATAACGCAGAACTGTTGGCGAGCTTTAAGTTCTGATGGTTATCGGTAATGCGGTCTAAACTATTGAGCGCATTACCTGCCACACTGCGCGCATCGCGCATTTGTTCGACACTGCTATCGAAGTTATTCAACAATTGTGCCAACTCGGATTGCCCTGCCGGTGTTTGCAGATCATTGCCGCTGGTAAACAGGTTAATTGCCTGCTGAATGGTGTCAAAAATATTGGTGTTGGCTTGTTCGGTGATTGTCAGGCTATCGCCATTTGCGGGTTCACCATCAAATGACATACTTATCCCATTGAATATAATAGAATTTGTAGGATCAAATGCTGCAGGTGCGGCTAATGGTGCGCCACCTTGAGAGACTTGATAATTTAACCCACCAGCACCGTCATCAGTGAAGCTAATGGTGTAATCCCCGACTGGCGCGGCGGCATATGCAGCGCTATCGCTAATTTCAGCCGCGCTAACCACAAAATCACCAGTTTGGTTTGCCGAATAATTGACGCTAAAGTCGCCCATGGCATTAGGTGCCGCCATAAATGCGGTGTCACCCGGCAAATTAGTGGCAATGGCTACGCCGGCGGCAACCAAGGCTTGCCGAGTATCATCATTGCCGGAATAGACTATGTTGCCGCTGTTATCGAAAGCAAACGGTTGTTGTTCGGTTAAGGTGCCAGAAAACAGATAATGACCATCACCATCGCGATAGTTGGCCAATGCCAACAGGGCATCGAGGCCATGTTGCATCTCATCGGCAAGACTTTGCCGCTCACTTTCACTGTAACTGCCGTTTAATGCAGCTAACATGTTGTCGCGAATCGACATCGTCAGAGTGTCGGCATCACCCAATTGGCTTTCAGCTAACGCGAGATGATTAGTGGCATAGTCAATGTTCTTCAAATACTGGTCGATCAGGGTGTTTTGCTGACTCAGGTTATCGATACCGATTGACGCAACAGGATCATCACCGGCGGTATTAACCCGCTTGCCGCTGGAGATTTGATCCATCAATGCATTTGAGCTGCTTTGATGCTTATTAATGCTGCTGATGCTTTGATTGTAGAGTTGTGCTGTGGAGATCCTCATGAGTTATGCCTCCTAACGCACAGCGTTAAATAACGTGTCAAAAATAGTGTTGGCGGTGGTCATCACCCGCGCCGACGCCTGATAAGCCTGCTGGAAGCGCAATAGATTGGCGGCTTCTTCATCCAAGTTGACCCCAGATTCGGTTTGTACTCGGTTGTAGGCTTGGTCATAGATGCTTTGCGCAGAACTCACCCGCACTTCGGCTGCTTTGGTATCGCTGCCAACACTGAGTTTGGTCTGCTCATAGACATCTGTCAGCGTGGCTTTGCCGCCATTCATAATTTGGCTGTCGCTGAGTTTTGCCATGGCAATGGCATTGGCGTTATCACCCGAAGCACCACTGAAATCAAACGTATAGGTGGCAGATTCACCTGTCGCGGGCAAACTATCGATTTGAAATACAAAACCATTGCTGTTGATTTGCATTGGTGTCCCCGCAGCAACGCCTGAACCAATAATTGAGCCAGTATCATTGCTGAAGCTATAGTTACCTGCAGAATCGATGGTGTAGCTCAATTCGCTGCCGTTTGAAGGCAGCGCTGCATTGCTGCGGTCAATACTGATCAACCGAATTTGGGCATCAGCAGAATTGGCGGCATCAGCACTATAAGCACCCGCGGCAGCGATGCCAGCGGGATCAGTCATTTCGACCTTAATCTGTTGTGCGGCGTTACCCGTTGGACGGATCTCAAAACGGTCACCGCTTACCATTGAACCAACCAGAATATTGATCACAAAGCCATTGCCGCCTTCAAGCGCACTGCCATTCAGCGTCAAGGTTGAAACTTCTGCGGTTTGCAGGTTGGTTAACTGATAGTCAGTGCCATCGAATTTCAATTCATAGCTATTACCGGTTAACTCGCTGACATCAGTGAGTGATACCCCGAGACTAGCCGGTGTTGGATTGGTGGCATCATTGCTTTTGAACGCGGCTACCCGCGAAGAGGCAAAGGTAGCATCATTGATATCGGTAAAGATGTTTTGCCCGACATTACCGTTTAAATCTAACCCCTGTGCTTGCTGAGTATTAAATGCATCAGCAACACCGAGCGCCAACAAACCTAACTGCTGATTGGCGGGCTGCAGAATATTTTCACGGTAATCAAACAAGGCGCCGAGCTGACCACCAATTTTGCTCGCATCCACTTTTAGGGTGGTGTTGCCCAAGGTGTAAGTTAAATCTGGCTCGGTTGGATATGATACACCTGGCTGAGTACCGAGCGTCATCGCCACTTGGCCGGAAACCAACATGAAGCTGCTGCCAAACATCACGCTGCGGCCGCCACCTTCAATCGGCACAACATTGACCTCGGCATACTTGCTGAGCTCTTGAATTAACGTGTCTTGTTTATCCAGTAATTGTGGATCTGTGCCCTGATTCTTTTGTAATTCAAGATTGATTTGGGCGATTTCTTTACTGATCTCATTAATACGAGTGGCAATAGAGCTAATTTCGTCATTGGTTTGACTCATTTCACTGCTCAAATAGCCATCAATCTGATTAAAGCTAACAGCCAATTGATTTGCGCTCGTCAGCAGGTTTTGCCGAATTCCGCTGTCACTCGGTTGATCCGCAAGACTATTTAAGCTGGCATAGAAATCGTTCAGCGATGAGGGAACGGCAATACCCACTTTGGAAAACAGCTCGTCTAATTGGCTGAGTTTGGTATGCGTGGTTTCAGCGCCGCTCAATGCCGTTTGAGAACTGCGCATTTCTCTGGCAGCAAAATCGTTATAAATGCGTTTTACTTCATTAACATAACTACCGGTACCAAAATAGTTACCGCCGAGTAGATAAGAATTATCAGTGACTTGGGTGGCGACTTGGCGATTGTATCCCTCAGTATTGACGTTACTGATGTTGTTACTGGTGACCCCAAGTTGCGCTTGTGCTGAATAAACGCCAGTACGAGCAATATTCAATAAATCAATTGCCATAGCTTATTGCTCCTGTCGTTGACGCACCCACTGACTGCGCTTCACTGCCCAACCATTGGCCGACATCTTGTTTAATACTTTGCAGCACGCGCATAACTTTTTGTGCATATTGCGGATCGGTTGCGTAGCCGGCATCGGCTAAGCCTTTGATGAACGCAGCCGGATTTGCGGCACTGTCACGCGCCGTTTGATAACGTTCGTTGCCGTTAATCAGTTGCACATAGTCATCAAAGCTGGCTTTGATTGAGTCATACACACGGAAATCTTCTTTCTTGGTCACGGCGTGGCCTTGTTCATATTCCAGCGTATCCACAACTGTGGTGTTACCCGCCCAACGGTTACCCGCTTTGATGTTGAATAAGTTATTACTCGACTGACCATTACCCGCTTTGGTCATCTTTTGTCCCCAACCGGTTTCCAATGCTGATTGGGCTAACAGCACTTCAGGTGTGGTGCCCAGTTTTTCTGCAGCATCTTTGGCATAGGGGTACAAGGTTTTAACAAACTGCGCAGGGCTCGCTAAATCTTCCACTGCCGCTTGTGTCGGCAATTTTTGGCCACGTAATACCGCCGCTAACTGCGCTTGCTGCGGCAAAGCGGTTGGCTGTTTTTGTTCAATTGCCGCAATATCCTTGGCTGATAATTGCTGTAATGCCATTAGCTCAGGGTTAATTGCTGATGAAGTAGCTGCGGTATTCGCTACAGCATTTTCCGACGAATTAAGGTTAGTATCATTGGCTGCAGCAGTTGCCTGTGGTGACGTGTTGAAATCTTTCGCCAACGCTCCGTGCTGGCCATGTAAGGCTGACGCTGGCGTCATGTTGCTACCTTCAGGCGATAACTGCTGTACCATCAAATCAGCCAAGCCCAACATGCCTTTGCTGGAGAGATTCACTGACATCTGCTGATCGTGCATGCCTTCATAAAACTTGGTGTACTGGCTGTTCAGCGGGCTGTCAGACTCAAATGCGGCATTGGCTTCACGCATGCTTTTCATCAACATTTGCACGAAGATACCCTCAAACTGCTGCGCCACTTCTTTGAGCGCAGCTTTTTGATCTGTCAGGGCTTTTGAACGCAGGTTATCAAGACCTGCTAAGTCCATAAATTGAGTGGTATCTGCCAGCCGATTCATTCGCTAAACCGCCAAAAATCAAATCACGATAAGCTCACCATGCAAAGCTCCGGCCACTTTTAATGCTTCTAAAATTGCCAGAACATCTGATGGTGCTGCACCGACCATGTTTACTGCTCTTACTAACTCATCGAGCGTTGTGCCAGGGTCAAACATAAACATGCGGCGATTGGCTTGTTCAACATTGAGCGTACTGTTGGGCACCACAACGGTGTTGCCGTTCGCAAGAGCATTGGGTTGACTCGCTTGTGGCGATTCCGAGATGGTGACGGTCAAACCACCGTGGGTAATCGCCGCAGGCAACAGGCGTACATCTTTGCCGACGACAATGGTACCTGTGCGCGAGTTCACGATAACTTTGGCGCTTTCCTCGGCAGGAGTGACTTCAATATTTTCCAGCATGGAAAGATAGGTTACCCGCTGTGAGGCATCACGCGGGGCACTGACTTGAATGGAGGTCGCATCCAGCGCGCGCGCCATACCTGGGCCGAGTAAATTATTGATGGCATCCGCGGTACGTTTTGCGGTGGTAAAATCGGAACTGTGCAGGTTAAATGTCAAATAATCGCCAGTGGCAAACGCACTGGGCACTTCACGTTCAACAATGGCGCCATTAGGAATGCGACCAACGGTCGGGGTATTTTGGATCACTTTCGAGCCGTCTAAGCCGTCAGCACTGAAACCGCTGACCACTAAACTGCCTTGGGCGATAGCGTAGACATTGCCATCCACCCCTTTCAAAAAGGTTTGCAACAAACTACCACCACGCAAACTTTTAGCTTCGCCAAGACTAGAGACGGTCACGTCAATGGTCTGCCCAGGCTTGATAAAGGCTGGCATATCCGCATTAACCGCCACCACCGCGGAGTTTTTGATTTTGGGTCGAACCCCCGCCGGCAAATTGATGCCGAAGTTTTTCAGCATAGTCATAAAGGTTTGTTCGGTATAACGGGTCTTTTCCCCGGTGCCCGGCAAACCAACCACTAAGCCATAGCCAATCAACTGGTTATTACGCACGCCTTGAATATCGGCAATGTCTTTTATCCGCTCGGCATGGGCGAAAGGAATGACGCACAAGGAGAGCAACAACAGTTTAAGTAACTTCATATCATCGCTCCTTAGAATGGCCACCAATCAGACATAAAGAACTTGCTCAGCCAGCCCACTTTTTGTGAGTCAGCAAAGGTACCGGTTCCGCTGTATTGGATGCGCGCGTTAGCAACACGAGGT
Proteins encoded in this region:
- the flgK gene encoding flagellar hook-associated protein FlgK, with the protein product MAIDLLNIARTGVYSAQAQLGVTSNNISNVNTEGYNRQVATQVTDNSYLLGGNYFGTGSYVNEVKRIYNDFAAREMRSSQTALSGAETTHTKLSQLDELFSKVGIAVPSSLNDFYASLNSLADQPSDSGIRQNLLTSANQLAVSFNQIDGYLSSEMSQTNDEISSIATRINEISKEIAQINLELQKNQGTDPQLLDKQDTLIQELSKYAEVNVVPIEGGGRSVMFGSSFMLVSGQVAMTLGTQPGVSYPTEPDLTYTLGNTTLKVDASKIGGQLGALFDYRENILQPANQQLGLLALGVADAFNTQQAQGLDLNGNVGQNIFTDINDATFASSRVAAFKSNDATNPTPASLGVSLTDVSELTGNSYELKFDGTDYQLTNLQTAEVSTLTLNGSALEGGNGFVINILVGSMVSGDRFEIRPTGNAAQQIKVEMTDPAGIAAAGAYSADAANSADAQIRLISIDRSNAALPSNGSELSYTIDSAGNYSFSNDTGSIIGSGVAAGTPMQINSNGFVFQIDSLPATGESATYTFDFSGASGDNANAIAMAKLSDSQIMNGGKATLTDVYEQTKLSVGSDTKAAEVRVSSAQSIYDQAYNRVQTESGVNLDEEAANLLRFQQAYQASARVMTTANTIFDTLFNAVR
- the flgJ gene encoding flagellar assembly peptidoglycan hydrolase FlgJ, producing the protein MNRLADTTQFMDLAGLDNLRSKALTDQKAALKEVAQQFEGIFVQMLMKSMREANAAFESDSPLNSQYTKFYEGMHDQQMSVNLSSKGMLGLADLMVQQLSPEGSNMTPASALHGQHGALAKDFNTSPQATAAANDTNLNSSENAVANTAATSSAINPELMALQQLSAKDIAAIEQKQPTALPQQAQLAAVLRGQKLPTQAAVEDLASPAQFVKTLYPYAKDAAEKLGTTPEVLLAQSALETGWGQKMTKAGNGQSSNNLFNIKAGNRWAGNTTVVDTLEYEQGHAVTKKEDFRVYDSIKASFDDYVQLINGNERYQTARDSAANPAAFIKGLADAGYATDPQYAQKVMRVLQSIKQDVGQWLGSEAQSVGASTTGAISYGN
- a CDS encoding flagellar basal body P-ring protein FlgI yields the protein MKLLKLLLLSLCVIPFAHAERIKDIADIQGVRNNQLIGYGLVVGLPGTGEKTRYTEQTFMTMLKNFGINLPAGVRPKIKNSAVVAVNADMPAFIKPGQTIDVTVSSLGEAKSLRGGSLLQTFLKGVDGNVYAIAQGSLVVSGFSADGLDGSKVIQNTPTVGRIPNGAIVEREVPSAFATGDYLTFNLHSSDFTTAKRTADAINNLLGPGMARALDATSIQVSAPRDASQRVTYLSMLENIEVTPAEESAKVIVNSRTGTIVVGKDVRLLPAAITHGGLTVTISESPQASQPNALANGNTVVVPNSTLNVEQANRRMFMFDPGTTLDELVRAVNMVGAAPSDVLAILEALKVAGALHGELIVI